Proteins co-encoded in one Amaranthus tricolor cultivar Red isolate AtriRed21 chromosome 7, ASM2621246v1, whole genome shotgun sequence genomic window:
- the LOC130817684 gene encoding filament-like plant protein 3: protein MDRRSWLWRRKSSDKSHGAETDSSVSGSGSISSPSERFSDEHQASPNENTQSPEVTSKVAHPDDDVNDGVKILTEKLSAAVATISAKEEMVKQHAKVAEEAVTGWEKAENEVNVLKQQLDAATKKNTSLEDRILHLDGALKECLRQLRQAREEQDQKIEEAISKKSQDTESKNSELGVQISDLRAQLETANAKLEAAAALESDLRLKLSSVENENTSLRLELRFRLEELEIRTLERDLSTKTAETASKQHLESIKRVAKLEAECRRLKTMARKATLYNDSKSLTDSQSDCGERLTDCEPSHSDSWTSSHKVEKAPSKSHMPPSPEINLMDDFLEMEKLAALPASENKSRRFEPSTSTVKYNSNDSSSLKSELDTMINRTSELEEKIEALESEKLDLASALTQCQNKLKLSEAQLNTCQNQLKISQAQLREANKKLGMLQAELDLANELRQAIDLELDDANVRKEEAESKCKAMEDERGILLSKVSFLEGEAEKERKLYSEASVKCCALEDELSRMKHEYDTWKIQLTPMNESKEELERELMSTTAKKDVAESQLKDLNAETKSLLAKIDSLDVDIENERKLSREFSSKCKVLENELSRMKHDADIWESRVTSANDSNDAVNQELQMIYANKDKAESQLKVMLAKVGSLEHELEKERAMSAEFATKCRKLEDELSKIKSEARLQLIPITKEEMDEQQEKELAVAAYKLAECQKTIASLGNQLKSLAALEDLFLESEKLLKVSGKDSQPPLINSVIPDTVSSESDQCT from the exons ATGGACCGCCGGAGTTGGTTATGGAGGAGAAAGTCATCAGATAAGAGTCATGGTGCCGAAACGGATAGTTCGGTGTCAGGATCAGGATCAATTTCATCCCCTTCTGAGAGATTCTCAGATGAGCATCAG GCATCACCAAACGAAAATACGCAATCACCGGAGGTCACCTCAAAAGTTGCACATCCTGATGACGATGTTAATGATGGTGTAAAAATTCTGACGGAGAAACTATCTGCTGCTGTTGCAACTATTAGTGCAAAGGAAGAAATGGTAAAGCAGCATGCTAAAGTTGCAGAGGAAGCTGTTACAG GTTGGGAAAAGGCTGAAAATGAGGTGAATGTACTAAAGCAGCAACTTGATGCGGCAACAAAGAAAAACACTTCACTTGAAGATAGGATACTCCATCTTGACGGGGCTCTCAAGGAGTGCTTGAGGCAGTTGCGACAAGCAAGAGAAGAGCAAGATCAGAAAATTGAAGAAGCCATTTCTAAGAAATCGCAGGATACGGAGTCCAAAAACTCAGAGCTGGGTGTTCAGATTTCTGATCTCCGAGCCCAACTAGAAACAGCAAATGCTAAGCTGGAAGCTGCTGCTGCTTTGGAGTCTGATCTTCGCTTGAAGCTAAGTTCCGTTGAGAATGAAAATACTTCTTTGCGACTGGAACTCCGGTTTCGATTGGAAGAGTTAGAAATCAGGACTCTTGAGAGGGATCTAAGCACGAAAACGGCTGAAACAGCTAGTAAACAACACTTAGAGAGCATAAAGAGGGTTGCTAAGCTTGAGGCTGAATGCCGTAGGTTAAAAACCATGGCTCGTAAAGCGACTTTATATAATGACTCAAAATCATTGACAGATAGTCAATCAGATTGCGGGGAAAGGTTAACTGATTGTGAGCCTAGCCATTCAGATTCATGGACATCTTCCCATAAAGTTGAGAAAGCTCCCTCCAAATCGCACATGCCCCCTTCACCAGAAATAAATCTTATGGATGATTTTCTAGAGATGGAGAAGTTAGCAGCATTGCCCGCGAGTGAAAATAAAAGCCGCAGGTTTGAACCTTCGACCTCAACTGTCAAATATAATAGCAATGACAGCTCCTCACTAAAATCAGAACTTGATACTATGATAAATAGAACATCTGAATTGGAGGAGAAGATTGAGGCTCTTGAATCGGAAAAATTAGATTTAGCTTCGGCATTAACCCAATGCCAGAATAAGCTTAAGCTTTCAGAAGCACAGTTGAACACGTGTCAGAATCAACTAAAGATATCACAAGCACAGTTGAGAGAAGCAAATAAAAAACTAGGAATGTTGCAGGCTGAATTGGATTTGGCAAATGAATTGAGGCAGGCGATTGACCTAGAGCTTGATGATGCCAATGTAAGAAAGGAGGAGGCAGAGTCAAAGTGTAAAGCAATGGAGGACGAGAGAGGAATTCTGCTGTCAAAAGTGAGTTTTTTGGAGGGCGAAGCTGAAAAGGAGAGGAAATTATATTCAGAAGCTTCGGTAAAGTGTTGTGCTTTGGAAGATGAGCTTTCTAGGATGAAACATGAATATGATACATGGAAAATCCAGTTAACTCCCATGAATGAATCGAAGGAGGAACTTGAGCGAGAGCTTATGAGTACAACTGCAAAGAAAGATGTAGCAGAATCTCAGCTAAAAGATTTAAATGCTGAGACGAAATCCCTGCTTGCTAAAATTGATTCCTTAGATGTGGATATCGAAAACGAGAGAAAATTGTCTAGAGAATTTAGTTCCAAGTGTAAGGTGTTAGAGAATGAGCTTTCGAGAATGAAACATGATGCTGACATCTGGGAAAGTAGAGTAACTTCAGCCAATGATTCAAACGATGCAGTTAATCAAGAGCTTCAGATGATATATGCAAATAAAGACAAAGCGGAGTCACAGCTTAAAGTGATGCTTGCTAAAGTTGGTTCGTTAGAGCATGAATTGGAAAAGGAGAGGGCAATGTCTGCAGAGTTTGCTACCAAGTGTAGGAAGTTAGAAGACGAGCTCTCAAAAATCAAATCTGAAGCCAGACTTCAGCTTATACCGATCACTAAGGAGGAAATGGATGAACAGCAG